A stretch of Arachis hypogaea cultivar Tifrunner chromosome 15, arahy.Tifrunner.gnm2.J5K5, whole genome shotgun sequence DNA encodes these proteins:
- the LOC112748038 gene encoding protein FAR1-RELATED SEQUENCE 5-like — MDEQNEFEQDFRDEFTEGAFFSESDMSEDILEAAYAVDSVQDITTLKFSENFAEEIGKYHFSTLQLAFDFYMKYSKSKGFSARKSKTFKNSTGEIYKQKFVCHRQGFRMEKYYTMKKRKKEPKLETRTGCEARMDVKFVPETGRWHIFYFSDEHNHDLLDTQFSAMLPAHRKMSEADIMQMMNMLKSGISASQIFGLLASQAGGYEFVGYGPRDMYNEIARQRHQIPGDAARVLKKLEAMRLKDPQLYFKACHDSRGLLRNLFWSDGISQLDYRLFGDVIAFDATYKKNKYSCPLVIFSGVNHHNQTIIFAAALVVDETTDTYICLLRQLMFAMKGKTPTSIITDGAMAIRNAVRVVFPEVRHRLCAWHLIRNVTSNVGSPSFTSKFQKIMLGDYKIFVFKRLHSVVARYVGSRHDLTSFVEHFQRCVAHLRFKEFNADYESTRGVPVMQTCIELLERYAAELYTHEIFCFFRPFLSRAGSMRVLNIENNDDDIKYIMCKHGRPDFMWIVDFRQEMIFMCTCLRMESFGISCEHIVKVLVDIDICEISRSLVLDRWTKKVKSAFIDPSGFTRDAVVISRQSALMEFSKQLVVVAAKVSY, encoded by the exons ATGGATGAACAGAATGAATTCGAACAAGATTTCAGAGATGAATTTACTGAGGGAGCGTTTTTTTCTGAATCTGATATGTCAGAAGATATCCTTGAAGCCGCTTATGCGGTTGACTCCGTGCAAGACATTACAACTTTGAAATTTAGTGAGAATTTTGCGGAAGAAATTGGAAAATACCACTTTTCTACTTTGCAGCTTGcatttgatttttatatgaagTACTCAAAGTCGAAGGGCTTTAGTGCAAGGAAGAGCAAGACCTTCAAGAATAGTACTGGCGAGATATACAAACAAAAGTTTGTATGTCATAGGCAAGGATTCAGGATGGAGAAATATTACACgatgaaaaaaaggaagaaggagcCTAAATTGGAAACAAGAACTGGATGTGAAGCTCGAATGGATGTTAAATTTGTACCAGAAACTGGAAGGTGGCATATCTTTTATTTCTCTGACGAACACAACCATGATCTATTGGATACACAATTCAGTGCTATGTTGCCTGCCCATAGAAAAATGTCAGAGGCAGATATTATGCAAATGATGAACATGCTAAAGTCAGGGATTAGCGCTTCACAGATATTTGGTCTTCTAGCTAGTCAAGCAGGCGGGTATGAATTTGTTGGCTATGGTCCCAGAGATATGTACAATGAGATTGCTCGGCAAAGGCATCAAATTCCTGGTGATGCAGCACGAGTGTTGAAGAAGTTGGAGGCTATGCGGTTGAAGGATCCACAATTATATTTCAAGGCATGTCATGATTCAAGAGGTTTGTTACGTAACTTGTTCTGGTCTGATGGGATTAGCCAACTAGACTACCGACTCTTCGGGGATGTTATTGCTTTTGATGCTACGTACAAGAAGAACAAGTATAGTTGTCCATTAGTCATATTCAGCGGGGTTAACCACCACAACCAAACAATTATTTTTGCTGCTGCGTTAGTTGTGGACGAAACTACTGATACATATATTTGCCTCCTGCGTCAGctcatgtttgcaatgaagggCAAGACCCCGACCTCAATAATAACTGATGGGGCCATGGCGATTAGGAATGCAGTCAGAGTTGTATTTCCCGAAGTCAGACATAGATTATGCGCTTGGCACCTTATTCGAAATGTAACTAGCAATGTTGGAAGTCCATCGTTTACATCTAAATTCCAAAAAATCATGTTAGGAGACTACAAGATTTTCGTGTTTAAGC GTTTACACTCAGTTGTTGCAAGGTATGTGGGGTCGCGACATGATTTGACAAGTTTCGTAGAGCATTTTCAAAGGTGTGTTGCACACTTGCGCTTTAAAGAATTTAATGCTGATTATGAATCTACACGTGGGGTGCCCGTCATGCAGACTTGTATAGAGCTGCTAGAGAGATATGCTGCTGAGTTATACACTCATGAGATATTTTGTTTCTTTCGGCCATTTCTTTCTAGAGCTGGATCAATGCGGGTGCTAAACATAGAGAATAACGATGATGACATAAAGTACATTATGTGTAAGCATGGGAGGCCCGATTTTATGTGGATTGTTGATTTTCGTCAAGAAATGATCTTTATGTGTACCTGTTTAAGAATGGAGTCATTTGGAATTTCCTGCGAACATATTGTGAAAGTTCTGGTTGACATTGACATTTGTGAGATTTCCCGGTCATTGGTATTGGATAGATGGACAAAAAAGGTTAAGTCAGCATTCATTGATCCAAGTGGGTTCACGAGGGATGCTGTTGTTATTAGTCGCCAAAGTGCCTTGATGGAATTTTCTAAACAATTGGTTGTTGTTGCTGCTAAAGTatcatactaa